A part of Lacibacter sp. H407 genomic DNA contains:
- a CDS encoding ComEA family DNA-binding protein yields the protein MRTTTFILFFSLCILRSFAQETQTTEQQIENITEVNESETEDDSYIQSLRHYQRNKLNLNTASETELKEFPFISPLQIANFLNYRRLFGKFISIYELQAIPTWDNELIQKILPFVITGPAVSITQDIGQRFKDGEHSILSRLTYVLEESEGFRRKKDTASTTFYPGGRERVLFRYKYVYKNLLQYGVTAEKDPGEQWFKGAQRNGFDYYSAHLFVRNAGVIKHLALGDFTVNMGQGLIQWQSLAFKKSVEVINTKRQAAILRPFNSTNEYFFNRGAGITLEKNRFQVTGFASFRKVSGNLTVDTLNSEDYFTSLITSGLHRTPNEQSDKNAVQMNSFGGNVGYNDGNLHIGINAVHFQFDKPFNRDDQPYNRFAFRGTKLTNVSVDWSYTWRNMHWFGEAANHNTTNYAMMSGLLISADPKVDLSFVYRNMQKGYQSIFGNAFTEGTFPTNEKGLFAGTSIKPSAKWKLDAYLDFYRFPYLRFRVDAPSNGQDYLVQLTHRPNKQIEIYTRFRQESKALNYTGENGEFVTALVDPVVRKNWRTQIQFKVSPSVTLRQRFDAMWYDVGGPLESRGFLSFFDVFYKPMLKPFSANMRLQYFETDDFNSRIYAYENDVLYGFSIPPFSDKGFRYYLNLNYDLSKKISVWARWAQFIYRNRTEVGSGLDAIPGNRRSELKMQVLWRL from the coding sequence GTGAGAACAACCACTTTCATATTATTTTTCTCTCTTTGCATACTGCGATCTTTTGCGCAGGAAACCCAAACTACCGAACAGCAGATCGAGAATATTACCGAAGTAAATGAATCGGAAACAGAAGATGATTCCTACATCCAATCGCTGCGGCATTATCAACGCAATAAACTAAATCTGAATACAGCTTCTGAAACAGAGTTGAAGGAATTTCCTTTTATATCTCCGTTGCAGATCGCTAATTTTTTAAACTATCGTCGGTTGTTTGGAAAATTCATCAGCATCTATGAATTGCAGGCTATTCCAACATGGGATAATGAATTGATTCAAAAAATACTGCCGTTTGTAATCACAGGTCCCGCCGTTTCAATTACACAGGATATTGGTCAGCGTTTCAAGGATGGAGAACATTCTATTTTATCAAGGCTCACTTATGTGTTGGAAGAGTCGGAAGGTTTCCGAAGAAAAAAAGATACAGCATCTACCACTTTTTATCCAGGTGGCAGAGAACGTGTGTTGTTTCGCTACAAATATGTTTATAAGAATTTATTGCAGTATGGAGTTACAGCAGAGAAAGATCCTGGTGAGCAATGGTTTAAAGGTGCACAACGAAATGGATTTGATTATTACTCGGCGCATTTGTTTGTACGAAATGCCGGCGTCATCAAACATCTGGCACTTGGCGACTTTACAGTAAACATGGGGCAAGGGTTGATCCAATGGCAATCGCTTGCGTTTAAAAAAAGTGTGGAAGTAATTAATACAAAACGGCAGGCAGCCATCCTTCGTCCATTCAACTCAACCAACGAATATTTTTTCAACAGAGGGGCGGGCATTACGTTGGAGAAAAATCGTTTTCAGGTAACAGGGTTCGCCTCATTTCGAAAGGTTAGTGGAAATTTAACTGTTGATACATTGAACTCGGAAGATTATTTCACATCACTCATTACATCTGGTTTGCATCGAACGCCGAATGAACAGTCCGATAAAAATGCGGTACAGATGAATTCATTTGGTGGGAATGTTGGTTACAATGATGGGAATCTGCATATCGGTATTAACGCAGTACATTTTCAATTTGACAAACCTTTTAACCGTGATGATCAACCATACAATCGTTTTGCATTTCGTGGTACAAAGCTTACCAATGTAAGTGTTGACTGGAGTTATACCTGGCGAAACATGCATTGGTTTGGCGAAGCAGCCAACCATAACACAACAAATTATGCGATGATGAGCGGCTTACTCATTAGTGCTGATCCGAAAGTTGATCTTTCATTTGTGTACCGCAATATGCAGAAAGGCTATCAATCCATTTTCGGTAATGCATTTACTGAAGGTACGTTTCCAACAAATGAAAAAGGATTGTTTGCAGGTACATCGATCAAACCATCAGCTAAATGGAAATTGGATGCATACCTTGATTTTTATCGGTTTCCGTATCTGCGTTTTCGTGTTGATGCACCTTCTAACGGACAGGATTATTTGGTTCAGTTAACGCATCGGCCCAATAAACAAATTGAAATTTATACCCGTTTCCGGCAGGAGAGTAAAGCATTAAATTATACCGGTGAAAATGGTGAGTTTGTAACAGCCTTGGTTGATCCCGTTGTACGAAAGAACTGGCGAACACAAATTCAATTTAAAGTAAGCCCATCTGTTACCCTGCGCCAACGGTTCGATGCGATGTGGTACGATGTAGGCGGACCGCTGGAAAGTCGTGGCTTTCTAAGTTTTTTTGATGTGTTTTACAAACCCATGCTCAAACCTTTTTCGGCCAATATGCGGCTGCAGTATTTTGAAACCGACGATTTTAACAGCCGGATCTACGCCTATGAAAATGATGTGTTGTATGGGTTTTCAATTCCCCCTTTTTCAGATAAAGGGTTCCGCTATTATCTCAACTTAAACTACGACCTGTCTAAAAAGATCTCCGTTTGGGCCCGCTGGGCACAATTTATTTATCGAAATCGAACAGAAGTGGGATCTGGGTTGGATGCTATCCCGGGTAACCGGCGTAGTGAGTTGAAAATGCAGGTATTGTGGCGGTTATAG